One window of Anaeromyxobacter diazotrophicus genomic DNA carries:
- a CDS encoding DUF971 domain-containing protein, whose protein sequence is MGLLDRISSKQETTAPPESIDLGAQGELLVVWPDGPRVALPAAQLRDQCPCASCIEEGTGRKLLDPATIPADIRPVELHGVGNYAIQIRWSDGHSTGIYTWGLLRRASGLPPG, encoded by the coding sequence ATGGGCCTCCTCGACCGGATCTCCTCCAAGCAGGAAACCACCGCCCCGCCGGAGAGCATCGACCTCGGCGCGCAGGGCGAGCTGCTCGTGGTCTGGCCGGACGGGCCGCGGGTGGCGCTGCCCGCGGCGCAGCTCCGCGACCAGTGCCCGTGCGCGAGCTGCATCGAGGAGGGCACCGGCCGGAAGCTCCTCGATCCGGCCACCATCCCGGCCGACATCCGCCCGGTCGAGCTGCACGGGGTCGGCAACTACGCCATCCAGATCCGGTGGTCGGACGGGCACTCCACCGGCATCTACACCTGGGGCCTCCTCCGCCGCGCCTCGGGGCTCCCGCCGGGATAG
- a CDS encoding NRDE family protein, which translates to MCTLAVAWRTDRRWPVVVAANRDERLKRAAEPWGLREPGLGPRYAAPLDRVGGGTWIGVSARGVFAALTNHHARQGGFPDPRRRSRGELVVQALAQESAGAARALFAGEDAARYNPFHLLVADAAQAFLWLYDGAEAALLELGPGLHVVTESDAEGRGPRGELVRSRWPLEPDPARLRELLVQHAPSPLEATCVHLDDHDYGTRSSSVLRLAPSLEASELWVAEGRPCTTPFDDRSRLLAELARSA; encoded by the coding sequence ATGTGCACGCTCGCCGTCGCCTGGCGCACCGACCGCCGCTGGCCGGTGGTGGTGGCCGCGAACCGCGACGAGCGGCTCAAGCGGGCGGCGGAGCCATGGGGCCTGCGCGAGCCCGGGCTCGGGCCGCGCTACGCCGCCCCGCTCGACCGGGTGGGCGGGGGCACCTGGATCGGCGTCTCGGCGCGCGGCGTCTTCGCCGCGCTCACGAACCACCACGCGCGGCAGGGCGGGTTCCCCGACCCGCGCCGCCGCTCGCGCGGCGAGCTGGTGGTGCAGGCGCTCGCACAGGAGAGCGCCGGCGCGGCGCGGGCCCTGTTCGCGGGCGAGGACGCCGCGCGCTACAACCCGTTCCACCTCCTCGTGGCCGACGCGGCGCAGGCGTTCCTGTGGCTGTACGACGGCGCCGAGGCGGCGCTGCTCGAGCTCGGCCCCGGGCTGCACGTGGTGACCGAGAGCGACGCCGAGGGGCGCGGGCCGCGCGGCGAGCTGGTGCGCTCCCGCTGGCCGCTCGAGCCCGACCCGGCACGGCTGCGCGAGCTGCTGGTGCAGCACGCGCCGTCGCCGCTCGAGGCCACCTGCGTCCACCTCGACGACCACGACTACGGCACGCGCTCCTCGTCGGTGCTCCGGCTCGCGCCGTCGCTCGAGGCCTCCGAGCTGTGGGTCGCGGAGGGCCGGCCCTGCACCACCCCGTTCGACGACCGCTCGCGGCTGCTCGCGGAGCTGGCGCGCTCGGCTTGA